One window of Leopardus geoffroyi isolate Oge1 chromosome B3, O.geoffroyi_Oge1_pat1.0, whole genome shotgun sequence genomic DNA carries:
- the EIF2B2 gene encoding translation initiation factor eIF-2B subunit beta — translation MKPEFPSRSGSRLYPPRKCNDRGCTGADFAGEAALFEMPGAAANGSELYESIESFVEALKRGGGRRSSEDMARETLGLLRRIITDHRWSNAGELMELIRREGQRMTAAQPSETTVGNMVRRVLRIIREEYGRLHGRSDESDQQESLHKLLTSEGLSEDFSFHYAQLQSNIIEAINELLVELEGTTENIAAQALEHIHSNEVIMTIGFSRTVEAFLKEAARKRKFHVIVAECAPFCQGHEMAVNLSKAGIETTVMTDAAIFAVMSRVNKVIIGTKTILANGALRAVTGTHTLALAAKHHSTPLIVCAPMFKLSPQFPNEEDSFHKFVAPEEVLPFTEGDILEKVSVHCPVFDYVPPELITLFISNIGGNAPSYIYRLMSELYHPDDHVL, via the exons ATGAAGCCGGAGTTTCCCTCGCGGAGCGGAAGCCGACTTTACCCGCCCCGGAAGTGCAACGATCGAGGTTGTACAGGTGCGGATTTCGCCGGCGAGGCGGCTCTTTTCGAGATGCCGGGAGCCGCAGCCAATGGCTCGGAGTTGTACGAGAGCATCGAGAGTTTCGTGGAGGCCCTGAagcggggcggcgggcggcgcaGCTCCGAGGACATGGCTCGGGAGACCCTGGGGCTGCTGCGCCGGATCATTACGGACCACCGCTGGAGCAATGCAG GGGAGCTGATGGAACTGATTCGCCGAGAGGGCCAGAGGATGACAGCCGCGCAGCCCTCAGAGACCACGGTGGGCAACATGGTGCGGAGAGTGCTCAGGATCATCCGGGAGGAGTATGGCAG ACTCCATGGACGCAGCGATGAGAGCGATCAGCAGGAGTCCTTGCACAAACTCTTGACATCCGAAGGCCTGAGCGAGGATTTCAGCTTCCATTACGCCCAACTCCAGTCCAACATCATCGAGGCAATTAATGAGCTGCTTGTGGAACTGG AAGGGACAACAGAGAACATTGCAGCCCAGGCTCTGGAGCACATCCACTCCAATGAGGTGATCATGACCATTGGCTTCTCCCGAACAGTAGAAGCCTTCCTCAAAGAGGCGGCCCGAAAGAGGAAATTCCATGTCATTGTGGCAGAATGTGCTCCTTTCTGTCAG GGTCACGAAATGGCAGTCAATTTGTCCAAAGCAGGTATTGAGACAACTGTCATGACTGATGCCGCCATTTTTGCTGTTATGTCAAGAGTCAACAAG GTGATCATTGGCACAAAGACCATCCTGGCCAATGGTGCCCTGAGAGCCGTGACAGGAACTCACACTCTAGCACTGGCAGCAAAACACCATTCCACCCCGCTCATCGTTTGTGCTCCCATGTTCAAGCTTTCCCCACAG tTCCCCAATGAAGAAGATTCATTTCACAAGTTTGTGGCCCCTGAAGAAGTTCTGCCTTTCACAGAAG GGGACATTCTGGAGAAGGTCAGCGTTCACTGCCCCGTGTTTGACTACGTCCCCCCAGAGCTCATTACCCTCTTCATCTCCAACATTGGTGGGAATGCGCCTTCCTACATCTACCGCTTGATGAGTGAACTCTACCATCCTGATGATCATGTCCTATGA